Below is a genomic region from Treponema sp. OMZ 798.
TAAAGAAGCGGTTGTCTTTACCGTTATAACTCCTGTTAAGTTTACAAAGCCTGCAAGGACCCGGCTGCCTTTTTCTGCAGTACGCGGAAGACTTTCACCGGTCATAGAAGAAGTATCAAGCTCGGCGCTTCCTTCATAGATGATTCCGTCCAAGGGAATTTTTTCTCCGGCTTTTACAAGCACAAGGGAACCAACCTCTACTTTTGAAGGATCTACAAGTTTTTCTTCTTCACCCGGTTTATAAATACGGGCAAAGTCGGGGCGGAGATCCATGAGGTCGACAATTGACCGCCTCGATTTTTCGACAGCAGAGTGCTGTACCACCTCACCCAAATTGTAAAAGAGCATAACGGCGGCACCCTCGGTCCAATCGCCTAAAATAAAGGCGCCTATGGTGGCAACCGTCATTAAAAAGTTTTCGTCAAAAACCTGCCCCTTTAAAATATTTTTTACCGAGGTCAGTAATACCTTGTAACCTGCAGTAAGCCAAGCCGCTGCAAATAAAAGAATCGAAAAGGCAAGATAGAAATTTTGAATTTTTATTCCGGCTTCCGGAAAAAGAACACGGGTAAAAATACCTGATGCAAACAAAAGGGCTGAAATACCGAATTGAACTATCATCTCTTTTGAAGAGCCGTGATGATGCTCACAGCCGCAGCCTGAATGATCGTGATGGTCGTGTCCGTGATGGTCATGCCCGCGCATACCGTAATCTTTTGCATTGTGCTCATGCCCGCAACCACAGTGCTCATTGTGACTGTGGTGTTCATGCTCGTGATGATCATGTTGACAGGCACAATGCTCATCGTGACTATGTCCGTGTTCATTGTGATTGTGTTCGTGATGATCATGTGAGTGATGATCGTGAGAACAACCGCAGTTATTATGATGCTCATCGTGGCTGTGGTGTTCATTCTCGTGATGGTCATCATTGCAGTACCCATGACGGCCGTGCTCGTGGTGCTCATGCCCACGCATACTGTAATCTTTTGCATTGTGCTCATGTCTATAAGAACAATGTTCATCATGATTGTGTTCGTTTTCTTTTTTATAATCCATAATTATCTACCCTCCCTTATATGTTCCAAGCCGACGGAATAGAGGATTCCGACGTGGTTATCGTCTATTGTGTAATAAACCTGTTTTCCGTTACGGCGGCTTTTTACTATTTTAGCCTGCCTTAAAATTCTAAGCTGATGAGAAACAGCCGAAGCGGACATTTCCAAAACCTCTGCAAGGTCTGCCACACAAAGTTCCCCCGAAATAAGAGCGGAAACTATCTTAATCCTTGTGGAATCGCCGAAGTTTTTAAAAAAATCGCTTAAATCGCTCATAGTTTGCTCATCAGGCATCTTAGCCCTCGCATGAGATACCGTTTCTTCATCAGAAACACCTATTTCATCATCTTCTATCATATTACCTCATCTATTCATATGAACAAATGTTCATATGTTCATCTATCATTATAATAAATTTAAAAAAATTGTCAAGTCCTATCTTGCTAAGAATTACTTTTTCTGTTACAATGTTGAAAGCATAACTTTGTTAAGGAGAAATATATGGAAGTTCAATTGCAAGAGCTTGTTGATAAGATAAAAAAAGACGGAGTTGCTGCTGCAGATGAAAAAGCAGCTGAAATTATCAGAGCAGCAGAGGAAAAAGCAAAAAGTATTATCGAAAAAGCAGAGGCAGAAGCACAAGAAAGCGTAAAAAAGGCAGAAGCTGAAGCTCTCAGATTCCAAAAAGCTGCAGAATCTTCAATAGATCAAGCCAGCCGAAATACTCTTATTTCGTTTCGACAGGGTCTTTTAAATGAACTTAATGCCATTATCAAGGCTGAAACATCCAAAAATTATGACTCATCTGTTCTTAAAAACTTAATTCCCGAAGCAGTCAAGGGCTGGGTAAAGGCTGACAATACGGAAGACTTATCCGTAATTCTTTCAGACAAGGATCTTAAAGAACTTGAATCCTCTTTAGGTGCAGCCTTAAAAGAGCACATTGCTAAGGGTCTTGAACTTAAAGCCGACAGCAAGACCGCAGGCGGATTTAAAATAGGTACTAAGGATGGAGCCGCTTATTATGACTTTTCGGCAGAAGCTGTTGCAGATTTGTTCTCGTCATACCTAAGCCCAAAAACAGCTGAAATTTTAAAGAATGCGGCAAAGGAGCTTTAAAAGGTGGCAACTTATTATTATTTGACGGCCCAACTGCCTTCAATATTTCCTAATCTCCAGCCTCC
It encodes:
- a CDS encoding V-type ATP synthase subunit E, which gives rise to MEVQLQELVDKIKKDGVAAADEKAAEIIRAAEEKAKSIIEKAEAEAQESVKKAEAEALRFQKAAESSIDQASRNTLISFRQGLLNELNAIIKAETSKNYDSSVLKNLIPEAVKGWVKADNTEDLSVILSDKDLKELESSLGAALKEHIAKGLELKADSKTAGGFKIGTKDGAAYYDFSAEAVADLFSSYLSPKTAEILKNAAKEL
- a CDS encoding helix-turn-helix transcriptional regulator encodes the protein MIEDDEIGVSDEETVSHARAKMPDEQTMSDLSDFFKNFGDSTRIKIVSALISGELCVADLAEVLEMSASAVSHQLRILRQAKIVKSRRNGKQVYYTIDDNHVGILYSVGLEHIREGR